Within the Leptolyngbyaceae cyanobacterium genome, the region AGACCCCCAAACAGGAGAACCGACAATTATTGGTGTTGGTAGGTTAAGCAAATTACACGGTACCGATGAAGCCGAGTTTTCCATGCTAGTAGCCGACTCTTTTCAACGACGCGGTTTAGGGACTGAGTTGTTGCGGCGGTTATTGCAAATTGGACGAGATGAAAAACTCGATCGGATTACCGCAGATATCCTCACCGATAATATGGCAATGCAGCGCATTTGTGAAAAACTGCATTTTAGGATCGATCGTATTTTGGGTGAATCGATGGTGAAAGCAACATTTGACTTCTGAAAATCTTAGTCAAAATCTCATCAACCAACCCCTCCCCATTTACGGGGAGGGTTTGTAGTAAGGACTTCAGTCCTTTCTTCGCTTTCATTTTGATCTAAAAAATCTCTTTCTTATCTGCGTTCATCTGCGTTCATCTGCGTTCATCTGCGGTAAAAATTTCAACCCTGATTCCCACAAACAATTTCTAGCATCAACTATGTAACCCCACCCGATTTGAGGACTAAAGTCCTCACTACGAACCGATTAAATTCACAAATTCAAATTTTTATTAATTAAATGCTACTCGATCCTTGCCAAAATAGATACTTGTGATACAGCAAAAGAAAAAAACTATGGAACTCAAACAAGTACAAATGGAAATTCCGGAAGGAAGTAATATCATCATCGGTCACAGCCATTTTATCAAAACAGTTGAAGATTTGTATGAAATCATGGTCGGAACTTCTCCGCAAGTAAAATTTGGCATAGCTTTTTCCGAAGCATCCGGATCGTGTTTAATTCGAGTAGCAGGCAACGATAAATTGCTGCAAGAAATAGCGACTAAGAATGCAGCAGATATTGCCGCTGGACATACATTTGTGATTCTGCTCAAAGAAGCATTTCCAATCAACTTTTTAAACGCGATTAAACAGTGTCAGGAAGTTTGTAGAATTCATTGCGCTACAGCCAATCCGGTACAAGTAATCGTGGCAGAAACCGAACAAGGAAGAGGAATTTTAGGAGTAGTTGATGGTTTTTCACCAAAAGGCGTGGAAACTGAAGATGATGTGAAAGCAAGAAAGGAATTTTTAAGGAAGATTGGTTATAAACTTTAATGATTTGGGGTGCATGAATAACGCACCCCGCTATCAAAGTTGTACAATTTGTTTATGGCAACTACATGAGGAGACTTACTATGGTAGCTACTCCTGAACCAAAATACATGAGTCCCCAAGAATATCTAGAGTGGGAAGAACAACAACCGATTAAATACGAATATATCAATGGCGAAGTATTTGCCATGACTGGGGGAACACTTCCCCATAATTCGATCGCCCTTAATTTAGCTTCCAACTTGAAATCTCACGTCAGAGGTAAAGGTTGTAAAGTATTTATGGCAGATGCCAAAGTTGGTGTATCTGAAAAAGGCCCTTTTCACTATCCTGACGTAATGGTAACTTGCGACGAACGAGACAGAAATGCGAAGAAAGTAATTTATAACCCTTGCCTAATTGTAGAAGTACTTTCTCCCAGTACGGAAAGTTTTGATCGAGGTAAAAAATTCCAACAATATCGACAAATTTCCACGCTCAGAGAATACATTTTAATAAGTGCAGATCAAATGACTGTGGAATGTTTCCGATTAAACGATCGAGGAATCTGGGAACTTCATACTTATATGGAAGGAGAGGAAGTTTATTTGAGTAGCGTTGATTTCAGATGTGCGATCGAACTTTTATATGAAGATGTCATTCTAGAATCAGAAGAATCAGAAAATAATGCCTAATATTAGAACTTTAATGGCAACTTTTTGTAAAATTATTAGCTATTTTAGCGCAGTAATTATTATAGGTTTTGCGAGTGAATGGTAGCAAAAATTTGCGCCTTGCTAAATTAGATCTCTTTCCAGGTAAATGAGGTAGACAGAAACCAGGTTCTATCCTGTACTTTACAAAACTGGAAAGCGCTGTAACAATAACTTCGTCAACCGAACTGAGATTAATGATATAGGGCAGTATCCAAACCCATCAGTTATCTCCAGAAGGGAGCCTTAATCCTGAAAATAATGTAAAGTAATGTAAATAGCACATCTCTTGAGAGAGCTTAATTAAGTTGTCAATTAAGTTCGATCGACTTTGGGTAATTTTTTCAGAGCAGGTTTTGGTAGTTAGCGAATTTATCTATGAACTCGATTCTCAATAGCCAGTATGACTTTGTACCCCGCTACTTCCGACTAGCTCTAGCTAACGTCCTATCCAATATTATGGTGCCACTGGCGAATTTAGTCAGCGTGATCTTTTTGGGTCATCTGGAAGGAATTCATCACTTAGCTGGAGTGGCGCTAGCTGGAAATCTGCTTAACTTTCTCTACGAAATTTTTTTGTTTTTACGGATGGGTACGACTGGGGTAACGGCTCAAGCGGTGGGGCGAAATGACCGCGAAGGCGTGCTTTTGGTATTACTGCGTAACGGTTTAATGGCGCTGCTACTGGGTATTGCGATCGTACTATTACAGTATCCTTTAGGAGAATTGGGGTTTGGCTTACTAGACGCTGCACCAGAAGTTAAAGCTTCCGGTAGAGCTTATTTCGATGCCCAAATTTGGGGAGCACCTGCCATTTTACTTAATTTTGTCTTAATTGCTTGGTTTCTAGGGCTAGAAAAAAATGGCTTAGTTGTAGTGTTATCTACGATCGGTAATGTTGGTAAAATCGCGCTAGACTACCTGTTAATTATTCGTTGGGGTTGGGAAAGTACGGGGGCGGGAGTATCTTATGCGACGAGTCAATATCTTTGTCTATTAGTAGGATTGATTTTTTTGTGCAAAGAAATTCGCTGGCAAGAGGTACGAGCCATCGCTGCAAAAATTTGGTATCCCTCAGCGATCGAATCAACTTTAACCCTAAATGGCAACATCTTTGTCAGTAATTTAATTTTTATCTTTACCGCTTTAACTTTCAACTATCAGGGAGCGCAGATGGGGACGATTATCTACGCTCAAAATGCTTTACTTTTACAGATATGCAATTTGAGTATTTATTTAGTTGAAGGATTGGGATTTGGTACGGAAACTTTGGTAGGAAATTTTCAAGGTAAAGGAGATTCGCAAAAGTTAGTACCTCTGGCTGGGGTTTCTCTGGGAACGGCTTTGCTAGTAGCGTTTTCTTTTGGCGGAGCGTGTTTGTTTTTTCCCAATACTGTTTTTGGGTTGTTAACTAATCATTCGGAAATTACCGAAAATATTGATATTTTTGTTCCCTGGCTGGTACTCGTTTTAGTATGCAGTTCCCTCGGCTTTATGCTAGATGGGTATTTTTTGGGTTTGGCAGAAGGGAATATCCTCCGCAATGTTAGCTTAATTGCTCTTTTTGTGGGATTTTTACCTGCTGATGTAGTTGCGATTAAGTTTGGTAGTAATCATCTTTTATGGCTGGCGATGTCTTTGTTCGACGGACTTAGAATGGTAACGCTTGCTTTTCAATTGCCGAAAACATTTGTTCGCGATATTGAAGATAATGATATTTTTGCCAACGATATAGAAGAATCTGACAGTTTTAGTTTGGTTAGAGAAGAAGTTCGTCAGAATATATAGCCATCCTATTTGAGTAATGAACCCCACCCTAGCCCTCCCCTTGGTAAGGGGAGGGTTGGGAGGGGTTTATTTATTCGCAATTCATTTAGGATGGCT harbors:
- a CDS encoding adenosine-specific kinase → MELKQVQMEIPEGSNIIIGHSHFIKTVEDLYEIMVGTSPQVKFGIAFSEASGSCLIRVAGNDKLLQEIATKNAADIAAGHTFVILLKEAFPINFLNAIKQCQEVCRIHCATANPVQVIVAETEQGRGILGVVDGFSPKGVETEDDVKARKEFLRKIGYKL
- a CDS encoding Uma2 family endonuclease, which codes for MVATPEPKYMSPQEYLEWEEQQPIKYEYINGEVFAMTGGTLPHNSIALNLASNLKSHVRGKGCKVFMADAKVGVSEKGPFHYPDVMVTCDERDRNAKKVIYNPCLIVEVLSPSTESFDRGKKFQQYRQISTLREYILISADQMTVECFRLNDRGIWELHTYMEGEEVYLSSVDFRCAIELLYEDVILESEESENNA
- the gntT gene encoding guanitoxin biosynthesis MATE family efflux transporter GntT gives rise to the protein MNSILNSQYDFVPRYFRLALANVLSNIMVPLANLVSVIFLGHLEGIHHLAGVALAGNLLNFLYEIFLFLRMGTTGVTAQAVGRNDREGVLLVLLRNGLMALLLGIAIVLLQYPLGELGFGLLDAAPEVKASGRAYFDAQIWGAPAILLNFVLIAWFLGLEKNGLVVVLSTIGNVGKIALDYLLIIRWGWESTGAGVSYATSQYLCLLVGLIFLCKEIRWQEVRAIAAKIWYPSAIESTLTLNGNIFVSNLIFIFTALTFNYQGAQMGTIIYAQNALLLQICNLSIYLVEGLGFGTETLVGNFQGKGDSQKLVPLAGVSLGTALLVAFSFGGACLFFPNTVFGLLTNHSEITENIDIFVPWLVLVLVCSSLGFMLDGYFLGLAEGNILRNVSLIALFVGFLPADVVAIKFGSNHLLWLAMSLFDGLRMVTLAFQLPKTFVRDIEDNDIFANDIEESDSFSLVREEVRQNI